The following proteins are encoded in a genomic region of Streptomyces lunaelactis:
- a CDS encoding GOLPH3/VPS74 family protein: protein MTTGLALPEELLLLALDPVTGRRHVNRRYLQYGLAGAALAELELQGRVAETRGKVTVVNPLPPQDPLSAQILASLPAPGKSRFGDGIRARSWVRRTGRDIEELCLHHLVQRGALRMETRRFLGLFPYHRYPAAAEDWSAPARGRYAESVAAGFPDRRSRLLAAFTSAIGLAAVLYPGLGSWRQLGALRVLVREEWAPYAVHRAVEQDKTSGSGSSFGGSDGGGGSDGGGGGGGD, encoded by the coding sequence GTGACGACCGGACTCGCCCTGCCCGAGGAGCTGTTGCTGCTCGCCCTCGACCCGGTGACGGGCCGTCGGCACGTCAACAGGCGCTACCTCCAGTACGGTCTGGCCGGCGCCGCCCTCGCCGAGCTGGAGCTCCAGGGCAGGGTCGCCGAGACACGCGGCAAGGTGACGGTGGTCAATCCACTGCCGCCGCAGGACCCGCTGTCGGCGCAGATCCTGGCGAGCCTCCCGGCCCCGGGCAAGAGCCGGTTCGGCGACGGCATACGCGCCCGGTCCTGGGTCAGGCGCACCGGGCGGGACATCGAAGAGCTGTGCCTGCACCACCTGGTACAGCGCGGTGCGCTGCGGATGGAGACCCGGCGGTTCCTCGGGCTCTTCCCGTACCACCGGTACCCGGCGGCGGCCGAGGACTGGTCGGCGCCGGCGCGGGGGCGCTACGCCGAGTCGGTGGCGGCCGGATTCCCTGACCGCCGCAGCCGGCTGCTGGCCGCCTTCACCTCGGCGATCGGTCTTGCCGCGGTGCTGTATCCGGGACTCGGGTCCTGGCGGCAGCTGGGCGCGCTGCGCGTTCTCGTACGGGAGGAATGGGCACCGTACGCGGTGCACCGTGCCGTGGAGCAGGACAAGACGTCGGGGAGCGGTAGCAGCTTCGGGGGCAGCGACGGAGGCGGCGGGAGCGACGGAGGCGGGGGCGGGGGCGGCGACTGA
- a CDS encoding polyprenyl synthetase family protein, whose amino-acid sequence MTVVGPFGLSVRDQALEADVQTGLAAVEAGLLDATKSEVPFITEAARHLVRAGGKRFRPLLVMLAAQFGDPYSPGIVPSAVVVELTHLATLYHDDVMDEAEVRRGVDSANARWGNSVAVLTGDFLFARASHILADLGPEAVRIQAEAFERLVTGQILETAGPRDGRDPVEHYLDVIGGKTGSLIAVSGRFGAMMSGADEGVVDILTQYGERLGVAFQLADDVLDIASDSHESGKTPGTDLREGIPTLPVLHVRAQAAAHGRPEDLELVALIDGDLTDDTRHAEALRLLRVHPALEQARRDTVRYAEEARAMLAPLPECYAKAALEELCDAVVHRAG is encoded by the coding sequence GTGACCGTCGTCGGGCCATTTGGGCTGAGCGTGCGGGACCAGGCTCTTGAGGCCGATGTCCAGACCGGATTGGCGGCTGTCGAGGCAGGGCTCCTCGATGCCACCAAGAGCGAGGTGCCCTTCATTACGGAGGCGGCCCGGCATCTTGTCCGCGCCGGGGGCAAGCGCTTCCGGCCGCTGTTGGTGATGCTCGCGGCCCAGTTCGGTGACCCCTACTCGCCGGGAATCGTGCCCTCGGCCGTGGTCGTCGAGCTCACGCACCTCGCGACGCTGTACCACGACGATGTGATGGACGAGGCCGAGGTGCGGCGCGGCGTGGACAGCGCCAACGCCCGCTGGGGGAACTCCGTCGCAGTACTGACCGGCGACTTCCTGTTCGCGCGGGCCTCGCACATTCTGGCCGATCTCGGCCCGGAGGCCGTACGCATCCAGGCGGAGGCCTTCGAGCGGCTGGTCACGGGCCAGATCCTGGAGACCGCGGGGCCCCGCGACGGCCGCGACCCGGTCGAGCACTACCTCGATGTCATCGGCGGCAAGACGGGCTCGCTCATCGCGGTCTCGGGCCGGTTCGGCGCGATGATGTCGGGCGCGGACGAGGGTGTCGTGGACATCCTCACCCAGTACGGGGAGCGGCTCGGCGTGGCCTTCCAGCTCGCCGACGACGTACTCGACATCGCCAGCGACTCGCACGAGTCGGGCAAGACCCCCGGCACGGATCTCCGCGAGGGCATTCCGACGCTGCCGGTGCTGCATGTGCGCGCGCAGGCGGCGGCGCACGGACGGCCCGAGGACCTGGAGCTCGTCGCCCTGATCGACGGGGATCTCACGGACGACACCCGGCACGCCGAGGCGCTGCGGCTGCTGCGCGTCCACCCGGCGCTGGAGCAGGCCAGGCGGGACACCGTGCGGTACGCGGAGGAGGCGCGGGCGATGCTCGCTCCGCTGCCCGAGTGCTATGCCAAGGCCGCTCTGGAAGAGCTCTGCGACGCGGTGGTCCACCGCGCGGGCTGA
- a CDS encoding ABC transporter ATP-binding protein — protein MTAVIETQGLTKRYRGGQLAVDRLDLTVPAGSVFGFLGPNGSGKTTTIRMLMGLIEPTAGTATVLGKPMPRAVRTVLPQVGALIEGPALYGFLSGRDNLLRYDSADPSADPRTRRARVTTALDRVGLTQAAAKKAKAYSLGMKQRLGLAAALLQPRHLLVLDEPTNGLDPQGMREIRSLVRELAADGTTVFLSSHLLDEIEQVCTHAAVMAQGRLLTQGSVADLAAGARGRLAVTTPDPGDAARLLKELGVIEVSVEEDRVTGELPAKDVELAELNAALVRAGVRVRGFGIERASLEDAFVALTGEGFDVAG, from the coding sequence ATGACAGCCGTCATCGAGACGCAAGGGCTCACCAAGCGTTACCGGGGCGGGCAGTTGGCCGTCGACCGGCTCGATCTCACCGTGCCCGCCGGCAGCGTCTTCGGATTCCTCGGCCCCAACGGCTCCGGCAAGACGACCACCATCCGGATGCTGATGGGACTCATCGAGCCCACCGCGGGCACCGCCACGGTCCTCGGCAAGCCCATGCCGCGCGCCGTGCGCACCGTCCTGCCGCAGGTGGGCGCGCTGATCGAAGGGCCCGCGCTGTACGGCTTCCTCAGCGGCCGGGACAATCTGCTGCGGTACGACTCCGCCGACCCGAGCGCCGATCCCCGTACCCGCAGGGCGCGCGTCACCACCGCGCTGGACCGGGTCGGGCTGACGCAGGCGGCGGCCAAGAAGGCCAAGGCGTACTCGCTCGGGATGAAGCAGCGGCTGGGGCTGGCGGCCGCCCTGCTGCAGCCCCGCCACCTGCTGGTGCTCGACGAGCCGACCAACGGTCTCGATCCCCAGGGCATGCGCGAAATCCGTTCCCTGGTACGTGAGTTGGCGGCGGACGGCACCACCGTCTTCCTCTCCTCCCATCTGCTCGACGAGATCGAGCAGGTGTGTACGCATGCCGCGGTGATGGCCCAGGGCCGGCTGCTCACCCAGGGCTCGGTCGCCGATCTCGCGGCCGGCGCCCGCGGCCGGCTGGCCGTCACCACCCCCGACCCGGGCGATGCCGCGCGCCTGCTCAAGGAGCTCGGCGTCATCGAAGTGAGCGTCGAGGAGGACCGGGTGACCGGCGAGCTGCCCGCCAAGGATGTGGAGCTGGCGGAGCTCAACGCCGCGCTGGTGCGCGCCGGCGTACGGGTACGGGGGTTCGGCATCGAGCGCGCCTCGCTCGAGGACGCCTTCGTCGCGCTGACCGGAGAGGGATTCGATGTCGCAGGTTGA
- a CDS encoding LolA family protein, giving the protein MAPNDSAQTTEEATDLAAGRRKAARYFVPVAVAGVAAATIGLVPALAASGDPDLPKISAQELIEKMAASDTQQLSGTVKVNTDLGIPSLGGLGGSFVPKGGDGDGSGSSASPESKLMELASGSHTLRVAADGPDKQKVSILEDTAEYSMIHNGDEVWAYDSASNEAFHTKDGGRTDGPGRQHETPKDLPTTPKELAEEALKAADDTTSVTVGGTAQVAGRDAYQLVIKPKQSGSTIGSIKVAVDAKNGVPLKFTLTPSSGGKAAIDVGFTKIDFSRPAASTFDFTPPKGAKVTEGDEVKQEKGAKDHEEFKGAEDFEGLNVIGEGWNAIAKIEVPGGQGLSAPKDGDVPPEAQKFLDALGDKVEGKFGSGTVFKTRLVNALMTDDGTVYVGAVTKDALVKAANEG; this is encoded by the coding sequence ATGGCACCGAACGACAGCGCACAGACCACCGAAGAGGCCACGGACCTCGCAGCGGGCCGCCGCAAGGCAGCGCGCTACTTCGTCCCGGTCGCGGTGGCCGGAGTGGCGGCGGCGACCATCGGGCTCGTCCCGGCGCTCGCTGCCTCAGGTGACCCCGATCTGCCGAAGATCAGCGCGCAGGAACTCATCGAGAAGATGGCCGCTTCGGACACGCAGCAGCTCTCCGGCACGGTGAAGGTCAACACCGACCTCGGCATACCGTCCCTGGGCGGCCTGGGCGGCTCCTTCGTCCCCAAGGGCGGCGACGGCGACGGGTCGGGCTCCTCCGCCTCCCCCGAGAGCAAGCTGATGGAGCTGGCCTCCGGCTCGCACACCCTGCGGGTCGCGGCCGACGGCCCCGACAAGCAGAAGGTGTCCATCCTGGAGGACACCGCCGAGTACAGCATGATCCACAACGGCGACGAGGTCTGGGCGTACGACAGCGCCTCGAACGAGGCCTTCCACACCAAGGACGGCGGCCGGACCGACGGCCCCGGCCGGCAGCACGAGACCCCCAAGGACCTCCCGACCACGCCCAAGGAGCTGGCCGAGGAGGCGCTCAAGGCCGCGGACGACACCACATCGGTGACCGTCGGTGGTACGGCACAGGTGGCCGGCCGCGACGCGTACCAGCTGGTCATCAAGCCCAAGCAGAGCGGCTCGACGATCGGCTCGATCAAGGTCGCGGTGGACGCGAAGAACGGCGTGCCGCTCAAGTTCACGCTCACCCCGAGCAGCGGCGGCAAGGCCGCGATCGACGTGGGCTTCACGAAGATCGACTTCTCCAGGCCGGCCGCCTCCACGTTCGACTTCACCCCGCCCAAGGGCGCGAAGGTGACCGAGGGCGACGAGGTGAAGCAGGAGAAGGGCGCCAAGGACCACGAGGAGTTCAAGGGCGCCGAGGACTTCGAGGGTCTGAACGTCATCGGCGAGGGCTGGAACGCCATCGCCAAGATCGAGGTCCCCGGCGGTCAGGGCCTCAGCGCGCCGAAGGACGGCGATGTGCCGCCGGAGGCACAGAAGTTCCTGGACGCGCTGGGCGACAAGGTCGAGGGGAAGTTCGGCTCGGGCACGGTCTTCAAGACCCGCCTGGTCAACGCCCTGATGACGGACGACGGCACGGTCTATGTCGGCGCCGTGACCAAGGACGCGCTCGTGAAGGCCGCGAACGAAGGTTAG
- the fahA gene encoding fumarylacetoacetase produces the protein MPEQSPLDLAEGDPFGPHNLPYGVFTTADEPDRRRLGVRIGSHVLDAGAAAYALGSPYAALLAQPSLNPLLAAGRTAWRDVRRALTAWVTVPAHRPDIEQLLHPIGSVTLHLPYEVADYVDFYASEHHATNVGRIFRPDGDALTPNWKHLPIGYHGRAGTVVVSGTDVVRPSGQRKAPADAAPVFGPSVKLDIEAEVGFLVGTPSELGTPVAMGDFREHVFGLSLLNDWSARDIQAWEYVPLGPFLGKSFATSVSPWVTPLEALDAARTSPPARDFDLLPYLDDSAEEEPGGLDLRITVAINGHVIAEPPFATMYWTAAQQLAHMTVNGASLRTGDLFGSGTVSGPEVHQRGSLLELTWNGRDALELPEGKRTFLEDGDVVTMTAWAPGPDGVRVGLGEVTGRIVPSAA, from the coding sequence ATGCCCGAGCAGAGCCCGCTCGACCTGGCCGAGGGCGATCCCTTCGGCCCGCACAACCTCCCGTACGGCGTCTTCACCACGGCCGACGAGCCGGACCGCCGTCGGCTCGGCGTCCGCATCGGCAGCCACGTACTCGACGCGGGAGCGGCGGCGTACGCCCTCGGCTCCCCCTATGCCGCGCTCCTCGCGCAGCCGAGCCTCAACCCGCTGCTGGCCGCGGGCCGTACCGCCTGGCGCGATGTACGCCGCGCGCTCACCGCCTGGGTCACGGTGCCCGCCCACCGGCCGGACATCGAGCAGCTCCTGCACCCGATCGGCTCGGTCACGCTGCACCTGCCGTACGAGGTGGCCGACTATGTCGACTTCTACGCGAGCGAGCACCACGCCACCAACGTCGGCAGGATCTTCCGGCCGGACGGGGACGCGCTGACGCCCAACTGGAAGCATCTGCCGATCGGTTACCACGGCCGCGCGGGCACCGTCGTCGTCTCCGGCACGGACGTGGTGCGCCCCTCGGGCCAGCGAAAGGCCCCGGCCGACGCCGCTCCCGTCTTCGGCCCGTCCGTGAAGCTCGACATCGAGGCGGAGGTCGGCTTCCTCGTCGGCACCCCCTCCGAGCTGGGCACTCCGGTCGCCATGGGCGACTTCCGCGAGCATGTCTTCGGGCTCTCGCTCCTCAACGACTGGTCGGCACGCGACATCCAGGCCTGGGAGTACGTGCCGCTGGGCCCGTTCCTCGGGAAGTCCTTCGCCACCTCCGTGTCCCCGTGGGTGACCCCGCTGGAGGCCCTGGACGCGGCCAGGACCTCGCCGCCGGCCCGGGACTTCGACCTGCTGCCCTACCTCGACGACTCGGCCGAGGAGGAGCCGGGCGGCCTCGATCTGCGCATCACCGTGGCGATCAACGGCCATGTGATCGCGGAGCCGCCGTTCGCCACCATGTACTGGACGGCCGCCCAGCAGCTGGCCCATATGACGGTCAACGGCGCCTCGCTCCGTACGGGCGACCTCTTCGGCTCCGGCACGGTCAGCGGCCCGGAGGTCCACCAGCGCGGCTCGCTTCTCGAGCTCACCTGGAACGGGCGCGACGCGCTCGAACTCCCGGAGGGCAAGCGGACCTTCCTGGAGGACGGCGATGTGGTGACCATGACCGCGTGGGCGCCGGGCCCGGACGGCGTCCGGGTCGGTCTCGGCGAGGTCACCGGCCGCATCGTACCGAGCGCCGCGTGA
- a CDS encoding Uma2 family endonuclease, with translation MGVEPEASKPSWVVPPEGGWTADDLDRLPNLPPHTELIDASLVFATPQTLFHSRAVGFFRRQLESVSPQDLEVVARFTIDIDRQNRPEPDVVVVRGDAIERSEQTRFPAESVLMAIEVVSTESRTRDRETKPVKYARAKIPHYWRVENNEGRAVVYVFELEPATGQYTSTGIFHDRMKVSVPFPVDLDLSQITPRRRQTAEQ, from the coding sequence ATGGGCGTCGAGCCCGAGGCCTCGAAGCCCAGCTGGGTAGTCCCGCCCGAGGGCGGCTGGACCGCCGACGACCTGGACCGGCTTCCGAATCTCCCTCCGCACACCGAGCTGATCGACGCGAGCCTCGTCTTCGCTACTCCGCAGACCCTCTTTCACTCGCGTGCAGTCGGCTTCTTCAGGCGGCAACTGGAGTCGGTCTCGCCCCAGGATCTGGAAGTCGTCGCGCGATTCACCATCGACATCGACAGGCAGAACAGGCCGGAGCCGGATGTGGTCGTCGTGCGCGGGGATGCCATCGAGAGGTCGGAGCAGACACGCTTCCCGGCAGAGTCCGTGCTGATGGCCATCGAGGTCGTCTCCACCGAATCCCGGACCCGGGACCGGGAGACCAAGCCGGTGAAGTACGCCCGGGCCAAGATCCCCCACTACTGGCGAGTGGAGAACAACGAGGGCCGCGCCGTGGTGTACGTCTTCGAGCTGGAGCCTGCCACGGGCCAGTACACCAGCACCGGGATCTTCCACGACCGGATGAAGGTCTCCGTCCCCTTCCCCGTCGATCTCGACCTGTCCCAGATCACGCCACGGCGGAGGCAGACCGCCGAGCAGTAG
- a CDS encoding CocE/NonD family hydrolase, giving the protein MRIRTDFPYETAHEDVRIPLADGTKLYARIWRPLTDEPVPALLEYQPYRLSDWTAPRDRQRHPWYAGHGYASVRVDVRGHGNSEGLPGDEYDTTELADGVEVVNWLARQPWCTGRVGMFGISWGGIDALQIAALAPEPLKAIVTVCSSDDRYDNDAHYMGGSVLAVDMHARAAALLALVARPPDPLFAGDEWRELWLKRLEAVAPFVHTWLAHQIRDDYWKHASVCEDYSAIDAAVLAVGGWHDPYRDTVLRLVEHLPPDRVRGLIGPWPHQYPDRGRPPGPAIGFLQETLRWWDHHLKGIDNDVMAEPLLRSWISESHPPATGYPELPGRWVGDTAWPSPHITPVPYALQGAPVIVDSPQHTGLDAGRFLPLGNDADLPPDQREEDARSACFEFPVTGDPIEILGRPRVTLRLRLEVPHGQAAARVCDVAPDGSSTLVTRGVLNLSARHGRERANAWPLGATEDVSFELNGIGHTFPPGHRIRLAVSSAYWPWIWPGTDSAGFTLDPAGSRLELPVREHTDEKFVFEEPEQSEPLGVSVPATLDEQRPERLITRDVAKGEWKLKADPRYGGTRVHPDGLECTEDALETYTIQERDPHSAHTRSDWTIRLHRPELAWDVRIETRSEITCDAAGFITSDEVVCRHGEEIVFHRTWEKRIPRMAG; this is encoded by the coding sequence ATGCGCATCCGCACCGATTTCCCGTACGAGACCGCCCACGAGGACGTCCGTATCCCCCTTGCGGACGGTACGAAGCTGTACGCGCGTATCTGGCGGCCGCTCACCGACGAGCCCGTACCTGCCCTGCTCGAGTATCAGCCGTACCGGCTGAGCGACTGGACCGCGCCGCGCGACCGGCAGCGCCATCCCTGGTACGCGGGGCACGGCTACGCCTCCGTACGAGTCGACGTCCGCGGACACGGGAACAGCGAGGGCCTGCCGGGCGACGAGTACGACACGACCGAGCTCGCCGACGGGGTCGAGGTCGTCAACTGGCTGGCCCGGCAGCCGTGGTGCACCGGCCGGGTCGGCATGTTCGGCATCTCCTGGGGCGGTATCGACGCCCTGCAGATCGCGGCGCTCGCGCCCGAGCCGCTGAAGGCCATCGTCACCGTCTGCTCGAGCGACGACCGGTACGACAACGATGCCCACTACATGGGCGGCTCGGTGCTCGCCGTCGACATGCACGCCCGCGCCGCCGCCCTGCTCGCCCTCGTCGCGCGACCGCCCGACCCGCTGTTCGCCGGCGACGAGTGGCGCGAGCTGTGGCTGAAGCGGCTGGAGGCCGTCGCCCCCTTCGTCCACACCTGGCTCGCCCACCAGATCCGCGACGACTACTGGAAGCACGCCAGCGTCTGCGAGGACTACTCGGCGATCGACGCGGCGGTCCTCGCGGTGGGCGGCTGGCACGACCCGTACCGGGACACGGTCCTGCGCCTGGTCGAGCACCTGCCGCCCGATCGCGTACGGGGACTGATCGGGCCGTGGCCGCACCAGTACCCCGACCGGGGGCGGCCGCCGGGACCGGCGATCGGCTTCCTCCAGGAGACCCTGCGCTGGTGGGACCACCATCTGAAGGGCATCGACAACGATGTGATGGCCGAGCCGCTGCTGCGCTCCTGGATCAGCGAGTCGCACCCGCCCGCGACCGGCTACCCCGAGCTGCCGGGACGCTGGGTCGGCGACACCGCCTGGCCGTCGCCGCACATCACCCCCGTGCCGTACGCGCTCCAGGGCGCGCCGGTGATCGTCGACTCGCCCCAGCACACCGGTCTGGACGCGGGCCGCTTCCTCCCGCTCGGGAACGACGCCGATCTGCCGCCGGACCAGCGCGAAGAGGACGCCCGCTCGGCCTGCTTCGAGTTCCCGGTCACCGGCGACCCCATCGAGATCCTCGGCCGCCCCCGGGTGACCCTGCGGCTGCGCCTGGAGGTGCCCCACGGCCAGGCCGCCGCCCGGGTCTGCGACGTCGCCCCCGACGGATCGTCGACCCTGGTCACCCGCGGCGTCCTCAACCTCTCCGCCCGCCACGGCCGCGAACGCGCCAACGCCTGGCCGCTCGGCGCGACCGAGGACGTGAGCTTCGAGCTGAACGGCATCGGCCACACCTTCCCGCCGGGCCACCGCATCCGGCTCGCCGTCTCCTCCGCGTACTGGCCGTGGATCTGGCCGGGGACCGACTCGGCGGGCTTCACCCTCGACCCGGCGGGCTCCCGCCTGGAACTCCCCGTACGCGAACACACGGACGAGAAGTTCGTCTTCGAGGAGCCGGAGCAGTCCGAGCCGCTCGGCGTCAGCGTCCCCGCCACGCTCGACGAGCAGCGCCCGGAGCGGCTGATCACCAGGGATGTCGCCAAGGGCGAATGGAAGCTGAAGGCCGACCCGCGCTACGGCGGCACCCGCGTCCACCCGGACGGTCTCGAATGCACCGAGGACGCCCTGGAGACGTACACGATCCAGGAGAGGGACCCGCACTCCGCGCACACCCGCTCCGACTGGACGATCCGGCTGCACCGGCCGGAGCTGGCCTGGGACGTACGGATCGAAACGCGCTCCGAAATCACCTGCGACGCGGCCGGCTTCATCACCTCCGACGAGGTGGTGTGCCGGCACGGCGAGGAGATCGTCTTCCACCGCACGTGGGAGAAGCGCATCCCGCGCATGGCGGGGTGA
- a CDS encoding ABC transporter permease: MSQVETADAVDEAGAAAEVREPGPLWTLGLFRSELTITFRRWRTLALLGVLAAVPVLIGIAIRIETSDGGPVGNGGGEGPAFITQITNNGLFLVFAALAATLPVFLPMAIGVIAGDAIAGESNSGTLRYLLVAPAGRSRLLLAKYATACAFCLVATLVVALSALVVGSMLFPLGDVTTISGTQISFADGLMRAALIAAVVAASLTGIAALGLFISTLTSSGIAAMATTVGLLITVQILDTIPQLHGIQPYLFPHYWLSFADLMREPLHWDEVLRNLGLQGVYAAVFGSAAWARFTAKDITA; the protein is encoded by the coding sequence ATGTCGCAGGTTGAGACGGCCGATGCGGTCGACGAGGCCGGTGCGGCGGCCGAGGTCCGCGAACCCGGCCCGCTGTGGACGCTCGGGCTGTTCCGCTCCGAGCTGACCATCACGTTCCGCCGCTGGCGCACGCTCGCCCTGCTGGGGGTGCTGGCCGCCGTACCCGTACTGATCGGCATCGCCATCAGGATCGAGACGAGCGACGGCGGGCCGGTCGGCAACGGCGGCGGTGAGGGCCCCGCCTTCATCACCCAGATCACCAACAACGGACTCTTCCTGGTCTTCGCGGCGCTCGCAGCGACCCTGCCCGTCTTCCTGCCGATGGCGATCGGCGTCATCGCGGGCGACGCGATCGCCGGCGAGTCCAACTCCGGCACCCTGCGCTATCTGCTGGTCGCCCCGGCCGGACGCAGCCGCCTGCTGCTCGCCAAGTACGCCACCGCCTGCGCCTTCTGCCTGGTCGCGACCCTGGTGGTGGCGCTGTCCGCGCTCGTCGTCGGATCGATGCTGTTCCCGCTCGGCGATGTCACGACGATCTCCGGCACGCAGATCTCCTTCGCGGACGGCTTGATGCGGGCCGCGCTGATCGCGGCCGTCGTCGCGGCGTCATTGACCGGGATCGCGGCGCTGGGCCTGTTCATCTCGACCCTCACCAGCAGCGGCATCGCGGCGATGGCGACGACGGTCGGACTGCTGATCACGGTGCAGATCCTGGACACGATCCCGCAGCTGCACGGGATCCAGCCCTACCTCTTCCCGCACTACTGGCTGTCGTTCGCGGACCTGATGCGGGAGCCGCTCCACTGGGACGAGGTGCTGAGGAACCTCGGTCTGCAGGGCGTGTACGCGGCGGTGTTCGGGTCGGCGGCGTGGGCGCGCTTCACGGCGAAGGACATCACCGCGTAA
- the hemC gene encoding hydroxymethylbilane synthase, with protein MSTPELIRIVSRDSPMALAQVERVRAELAVLHPGIRTEVIPVKTTGDKWMGDLSQVEGKGAFTKEVDAALVAGEADLAVHCVKDVPADRPLPAGTTFAAFLKRDDIRDALIHPDGLTLDQLPAGTRIGTSSVRRIAQLAASHPHLDCVPMRGNANRRLDKLAAGEAGALLLALSGLERIGRTDVITEILSAEVMCPPIGAGILALQCREGDTDLIDTVSGLGDPDTHREATAERMFLHVLQGHCNSPIAGYATAERSGDLSLRACVFTPDGKTVLNAHEWAGPLDPATLGTSVAVALLRQGARDLIDSIAH; from the coding sequence ATGTCCACCCCTGAGCTGATCCGCATCGTCTCCCGCGACTCGCCGATGGCGCTCGCCCAGGTGGAGCGTGTGCGCGCCGAACTGGCCGTGCTCCACCCGGGCATCCGTACCGAGGTCATCCCGGTCAAGACGACCGGCGACAAGTGGATGGGCGACCTCTCCCAGGTTGAGGGGAAGGGGGCGTTCACCAAGGAGGTCGACGCGGCCCTGGTCGCCGGTGAGGCGGATCTGGCGGTGCACTGCGTCAAGGACGTGCCCGCCGACCGGCCGCTGCCGGCCGGCACGACGTTCGCGGCGTTTCTCAAGCGCGACGACATCCGCGACGCCCTCATTCACCCCGACGGGCTCACCCTCGATCAGCTCCCGGCCGGAACCAGGATCGGCACCTCCTCCGTACGCCGCATCGCCCAACTCGCCGCCTCCCACCCGCATCTTGACTGCGTCCCGATGCGCGGCAACGCCAACCGCCGGCTGGACAAGCTCGCTGCCGGCGAGGCCGGCGCACTGCTCCTGGCTCTCTCCGGGCTGGAACGCATCGGCCGCACGGATGTGATCACCGAGATCCTGTCGGCCGAGGTGATGTGCCCGCCGATCGGCGCGGGCATCCTGGCCCTCCAGTGCCGCGAAGGCGACACCGACCTGATCGATACCGTCAGCGGCCTCGGCGACCCCGACACCCACCGCGAGGCCACCGCGGAGCGCATGTTCCTCCACGTCCTCCAAGGCCACTGCAACAGCCCGATCGCCGGCTACGCCACGGCCGAACGCAGTGGCGACCTGTCCCTGCGGGCCTGCGTGTTCACCCCTGACGGCAAGACTGTCCTCAACGCCCACGAATGGGCCGGCCCCCTCGACCCGGCCACGCTGGGCACCTCCGTCGCCGTGGCCCTGCTCCGCCAGGGCGCACGCGATCTGATCGACTCCATCGCGCACTGA
- a CDS encoding CHRD domain-containing protein, translated as MKRTKTMLIGTTAVAAAAGVALAALPAFAADSSGSDSSGSDRGASLFVASLNGANEVPVQGGPAVGDRDGTALELVKVKGDKVSVAVKFRGTDRPTALHIHQGAKGANGGIKIDFTELLSKGKTKSKGWTGAVAGTVKVKDKAVLDAFKAAPNGFYANLHTAEFPGGAVRGQFHKVTGSFGFGDALDNFQASVVKGKQIYECKKGDDGKFSFQQRDVRAVLAGNIAHSFIAPNSGTPQWIAQDHSAVTGALITKTPNGEKNIPELNLKATQSGEKRGLFAQTQEIFRLNTVGGVAPAGSCDQGAIVGVPYGADYVFIQK; from the coding sequence ATGAAGCGCACCAAGACCATGCTTATCGGTACCACCGCCGTCGCTGCCGCGGCCGGCGTCGCCCTGGCCGCCCTGCCGGCCTTCGCCGCCGACAGCAGCGGCTCCGACAGCAGCGGTTCCGACCGCGGCGCCTCCCTCTTCGTGGCGAGCCTGAACGGTGCGAACGAGGTACCGGTCCAGGGCGGACCCGCCGTCGGTGACCGCGACGGCACCGCGCTGGAGCTTGTGAAGGTCAAGGGGGACAAGGTGTCCGTCGCTGTGAAGTTCCGCGGCACGGACAGGCCGACCGCCCTCCACATCCACCAGGGCGCGAAGGGCGCCAACGGCGGCATCAAGATCGACTTCACGGAGCTGCTCAGCAAGGGCAAGACCAAGAGCAAGGGCTGGACCGGCGCGGTCGCCGGCACGGTCAAGGTCAAGGACAAGGCCGTGCTCGACGCCTTCAAGGCCGCCCCGAACGGCTTCTACGCCAATCTGCACACGGCCGAGTTCCCGGGCGGCGCGGTCCGCGGCCAGTTCCACAAGGTGACGGGCTCCTTCGGCTTCGGCGACGCGCTCGACAACTTCCAGGCCTCCGTCGTCAAGGGCAAGCAGATCTACGAGTGCAAGAAGGGCGACGACGGCAAGTTCTCCTTCCAGCAGCGCGATGTGCGGGCCGTGCTCGCGGGGAACATCGCCCACTCCTTCATCGCGCCCAACTCCGGTACGCCGCAGTGGATCGCCCAGGACCACAGCGCCGTCACCGGCGCGCTGATCACCAAGACGCCGAACGGCGAGAAGAACATCCCCGAGCTGAATCTGAAGGCCACTCAGTCCGGCGAGAAGCGGGGGCTGTTCGCGCAGACCCAGGAGATCTTCCGGCTGAACACCGTGGGCGGCGTCGCCCCGGCAGGCAGCTGCGACCAGGGCGCGATCGTCGGTGTCCCGTACGGCGCCGACTACGTCTTCATCCAGAAGTGA